From a single Vicinamibacteria bacterium genomic region:
- a CDS encoding EAL domain-containing protein yields MKTLVFETDDLNRRRLEAGIRARGHSVTSYLDADAAWEAYAAEGHPLLIIDGVEPHGLTLCRRIRASPNGGRSVILACGLSRRPAELEGALLAGADDLLPKPADAGTLDARLAVAEARVRHLKAHAGTEHALRRLQKALEALPLGVTISDTRGTILYLNPSEAEMHGYRVEELLGENLRILSPPEAWKAMTPAELGQVRKWKREHFRRRKDGSLFLVELLSDVVTDAGGNPVGMVTLCEDITERRRAEQALRESEERYILAVRGANDGLWDWNLKTDEVDLSPRWKEMLGYEEEEIGRSALEWVSRIHPDDVERVKAKMAAHLSQRTPRFEDEHRMRGKDGSYRWVLVRGYAVRDAEGRPYRMTGAQTDVTDRRTYDPLTGLPNRALFMERLSQAVARSRRGSAALFAVLFIDLDRFKAVNDTLGHLAGDQLLVAVGRRLEACLRPGDAVGRFGGDEFAILVEPIKDVSDATRVAERVLRELARPHTIEGREVVSSASVGIALSVTGYEGADDILRDADAAMSRAKALGRGRFELFDETMRERAIGLLQLEGDLRRAIERGELRVDYQPIVSLASKRLDGFEALLRWQHPERGLLLPADFLPLAETTGLIVPIGIWVLREACARAQSWGSEIPLTVNVNVSARQLANPEFVRVVRGILAETGLSPTCLRLEISEEVFLDGVSTVLGDLHLLGVRLGLDDFGTGRSTLASLRHSPVDTLKLDRSFVTQLGADEEGGALVRGILGLAHGLGLSVVAEGVENGAQAARLTALDCEAGQGHYFSRPVDAEAAGGMVAAIPRLRVAPGEPPSRPVDGAAPGSPR; encoded by the coding sequence TGCCGCCGCATTCGCGCTTCGCCAAACGGCGGGCGCAGCGTGATCCTGGCCTGCGGTCTCAGCCGCCGGCCGGCAGAGCTTGAGGGGGCTTTATTGGCAGGAGCGGACGACCTCCTTCCCAAGCCCGCCGACGCGGGAACACTGGACGCCCGGCTCGCCGTCGCCGAAGCGAGAGTCCGTCACCTCAAGGCACACGCGGGGACGGAGCACGCGCTCCGACGGCTACAGAAAGCCTTGGAGGCCCTGCCCCTGGGAGTGACGATCTCCGATACTCGGGGCACCATCCTCTACTTGAATCCGTCTGAGGCGGAGATGCACGGCTACCGGGTGGAGGAGCTGCTGGGCGAGAACCTGCGCATCCTGTCCCCGCCGGAGGCTTGGAAGGCGATGACTCCCGCGGAGCTAGGGCAGGTAAGGAAGTGGAAGCGCGAGCACTTCCGCCGACGTAAGGACGGGAGCCTCTTTCTCGTGGAGCTCCTGTCCGATGTGGTAACGGACGCGGGCGGGAATCCCGTGGGGATGGTGACCCTTTGCGAGGACATCACCGAACGCCGGCGCGCTGAGCAGGCCCTGCGCGAGAGCGAAGAGCGCTATATCTTGGCCGTACGGGGTGCCAACGACGGGCTCTGGGACTGGAACCTCAAGACCGACGAAGTGGACCTCTCTCCGCGCTGGAAGGAGATGCTCGGCTACGAGGAAGAGGAGATCGGGAGGTCGGCGCTGGAGTGGGTGAGCCGGATCCATCCCGACGACGTGGAGCGCGTGAAGGCCAAGATGGCTGCCCACCTCAGCCAGCGCACGCCTCGTTTCGAGGACGAGCACCGGATGCGCGGGAAGGACGGCAGCTATCGGTGGGTGCTCGTTCGTGGCTACGCCGTGCGCGACGCCGAGGGACGTCCCTACCGCATGACCGGCGCGCAAACCGATGTAACCGACCGGCGGACCTACGACCCCCTGACCGGGTTGCCCAATCGGGCACTCTTCATGGAGCGGCTCTCCCAAGCCGTGGCCCGATCCCGGCGTGGGAGCGCCGCCCTCTTCGCCGTGCTCTTCATCGACCTCGATCGCTTCAAAGCGGTGAACGACACCCTAGGCCACTTGGCGGGGGACCAGCTCCTGGTTGCGGTGGGCCGTCGACTCGAGGCCTGTCTTCGGCCGGGGGATGCGGTGGGCCGGTTCGGGGGAGACGAGTTCGCAATTCTGGTCGAGCCGATCAAAGACGTCAGCGATGCCACCCGGGTGGCCGAGCGCGTGCTGAGGGAGTTGGCCCGGCCCCACACTATCGAGGGGCGGGAGGTCGTCAGCTCAGCAAGCGTGGGCATCGCCTTGTCCGTCACCGGGTACGAGGGTGCGGACGACATCCTGCGGGATGCCGACGCCGCCATGTCCCGGGCCAAAGCGCTCGGCCGCGGCCGCTTCGAGCTGTTCGATGAGACGATGCGGGAACGCGCGATTGGGTTGCTGCAGCTCGAAGGGGATCTGCGTCGGGCAATCGAGCGCGGCGAGCTCCGGGTGGACTACCAGCCCATCGTGTCCCTGGCCAGCAAGCGCCTGGACGGCTTCGAGGCCCTCCTTCGCTGGCAGCATCCGGAACGGGGCCTCTTGCTGCCGGCAGACTTCCTCCCCTTGGCGGAGACGACGGGGCTAATCGTCCCCATCGGAATCTGGGTCCTGCGTGAGGCCTGCGCTCGCGCCCAGAGTTGGGGTTCGGAGATTCCGCTGACCGTGAACGTCAACGTCTCTGCGCGTCAGCTCGCGAACCCGGAGTTCGTGCGGGTGGTCCGCGGGATCCTGGCGGAGACGGGACTGTCACCCACGTGCCTGAGACTCGAGATCTCGGAGGAGGTCTTCTTGGACGGAGTCTCCACGGTTCTCGGGGACCTTCACCTCTTGGGCGTACGCCTCGGCCTCGACGACTTTGGCACCGGGCGGTCCACCCTGGCCTCCTTGCGCCACTCTCCGGTGGACACCCTCAAGCTCGACCGCTCCTTCGTGACGCAGCTGGGAGCCGACGAAGAGGGTGGGGCTCTCGTCCGCGGGATCCTGGGCCTCGCCCATGGCCTTGGGCTCAGCGTGGTGGCGGAGGGAGTCGAGAACGGCGCGCAGGCGGCCCGCCTAACCGCACTCGACTGCGAGGCCGGCCAGGGCCACTACTTCTCGCGGCCGGTGGACGCCGAAGCGGCGGGGGGGATGGTGGCCGCGATTCCCCGGCTCCGCGTGGCCCCCGGGGAGCCCCCCTCCAGACCGGTAGATGGGGCCGCCCCGGGCAGCCCGCGGTAG